From Xiphophorus couchianus chromosome 4, X_couchianus-1.0, whole genome shotgun sequence, a single genomic window includes:
- the myod1 gene encoding myoblast determination protein 1 homolog, whose protein sequence is MIAGIKHHFFFFFFLLLLRCCLNTSHRLKASCWFLLRRICLLLCSGLDSLMELSDISFSIPSADDFYDDPCFNTTDMHFFEDLDPRLVHGVPLKPEDSFSPSSSLSSSSPSPCSHLHHQLQHPEAEDDEHVRAPSGHHQAGRCLLWACKACKRKTTNADRRKAATLRERRRLSKVNDAFETLKRYTTANPNQRLPKVEILRNAISYIESLQALLRGGQEEGFYPVLEHYSGDSDASSPRSNCSDGMMDFNGPSRTRSFDSSSFFSETPNAGPKRGRSSVISSLDCLSSIVERISTDGSSLQLGLEASGSPASSAPLSEAGKAREATQIPSSSSPDNQDPNLIYQVL, encoded by the exons ATGATAGCAGGAATCAAAcatcacttcttcttcttcttctttcttcttcttcttcgctGTTGCCTGAACACTTCACATCGACTGAAAGCGAGCTGTTGGTTTCTGCTCCGGCGGATCTGTCTCCTGCTCTGCTCTGGTTTGGACTCACTCATGGAGCTGTCGGATATTTCCTTCTCCATTCCCTCTGCTGATGACTTCTATGATGACCCCTGCTTTAACACCACTGACATGCACTTCTTCGAGGACCTGGATCCGCGGCTGGTGCATGGGGTCCCGCTGAAACCCGAGGACTCcttctccccctcctcctccttgtcTTCATCATCGCCCTCACCGTGCTCCCACCTGCATCACCAGCTCCAACACCCGGAGGCAGAGGACGACGAGCACGTCCGCGCCCCCAGCGGGCACCACCAGGCGGGCCGGTGCCTCTTGTGGGCCTGCAAGGCTTGCAAGCGGAAGACCACCAACGCGGACAGGCGGAAGGCGGCGACGCTGCGTGAACGCCGGCGGCTCAGCAAAGTGAACGACGCCTTCGAGACACTGAAGCGCTACACGACGGCCAACCCCAACCAGAGGCTTCCCAAGGTGGAGATTTTGAGGAACGCCATCAGCTACATCGAGTCTCTGCAGGCGCTGCTGCGCGGCGGCCAGGAGGAGGGCTTCTACCCAGTGCTGGAGCATTACAGCGGGGACTCGGACGCGTCCAGTCCCCGCTCCAACTGCTCCGATGGGATG aTGGATTTTAACGGACCGAGCAGAACAAGAAGCTTTGACAGCAGCTCTTTCTTCTCTGAGACGCCAAACG CTGGTCCTAAGAGGGGTCGCAGCTCTGTGATCTCCAGTCTGGACTGCCTGTCCAGCATTGTGGAGCGGATCTCCACGGATGGCAGCAGCCTGCAGCTCGGGCTTGAAGCCTCCGGCTCCCCGGCCTCCTCAGCTCCGCTCAGCGAGGCAGGAAAGGCCCGAGAGGCCACTCAGatcccctcctcttcctcccccgaCAACCAGGACCCAAACCTCATTTACCAAGTCCTATAG
- the LOC114143124 gene encoding troponin T, fast skeletal muscle isoforms-like isoform X4: protein MSDAEEVEQVEEEKPKFKPSAPKIPDGEKVDFDDIQKKRQNKDLMELQALIDAHFECRKKEEEELIALKERIEKRRAERAEQQRVRAEKDKERQARREEERRIREEADAKKKADEEAKKKSALSSMGSNYSSHLQRADQKRGGKKETEREKKKKILAARRKALNIDHLSEDKLKEKINELNDWMRQLESEKFDHMERLKLQKYEVTRLRKRVEELSKFSKKGAAARRRK, encoded by the exons ATGTCTGATGCAGAGGAAGT tgaGCAGGTCGAGG AGGAGAAGCCAAAGTTCAA GCCCAGCGCTCCAAAGATCCCAGATGGTGAGAAAGTGGACTTTGAT GACATCCAGAAGAAACGTCAGAACAAGGATCTGATGGAGCTGCAGGCCCTGATTGACGCTCACTTTGAGTGcaggaagaaggaggaggaggagctgatcGCACTCAAGGAGAGGATT GAGAAGCGTCGCGCTGAGAGGGCTGAGCAGCAGAGAGTCCGAGCTGAGAAGGACAAGGAACGCCAGGCCAGACGAGAG GAGGAGAGGCGGATAAGGGAGGAGGCTGATGCCAAGAAGAAGGCTGATGAGGAGGCCAAGAAGAAGTCAGCTCTGTCCAGCATGGGCTCCAACTACAGCAGCCACCTGCAGAGG GCTGACCagaagagaggaggaaagaaagagactgagagggagaagaagaagaagatccTGGCCGCCAGGCGCAAGGCGCTCAACATCGACCACCTGAGCGAGGACAAGTTGAA GGAAAAGATCAATGAACTCAATGACTGGATGCGTCAGCTGGAGTCTGAGAAGTTCGACCACATGGAGAGACTGAAGCTGCAGAAGTATGAG gttacAAGACTGCGCAAGAGAGTGGAGGAGCTCAGTAAATT CAGTAAGAAAGGTGCCGCAGCCCGCCGCAGAAAGTAG
- the LOC114143124 gene encoding troponin T, fast skeletal muscle isoforms-like isoform X3, translating to MSDAEEVEQVEEYDEEKPKFKPSAPKIPDGEKVDFDDIQKKRQNKDLMELQALIDAHFECRKKEEEELIALKERIEKRRAERAEQQRVRAEKDKERQARREEERRIREEADAKKKADEEAKKKSALSSMGSNYSSHLQRADQKRGGKKETEREKKKKILAARRKALNIDHLSEDKLKEKINELNDWMRQLESEKFDHMERLKLQKYEVTRLRKRVEELSKFSKKGAAARRRK from the exons ATGTCTGATGCAGAGGAAGT tgaGCAGGTCGAGG AATACGATG AGGAGAAGCCAAAGTTCAA GCCCAGCGCTCCAAAGATCCCAGATGGTGAGAAAGTGGACTTTGAT GACATCCAGAAGAAACGTCAGAACAAGGATCTGATGGAGCTGCAGGCCCTGATTGACGCTCACTTTGAGTGcaggaagaaggaggaggaggagctgatcGCACTCAAGGAGAGGATT GAGAAGCGTCGCGCTGAGAGGGCTGAGCAGCAGAGAGTCCGAGCTGAGAAGGACAAGGAACGCCAGGCCAGACGAGAG GAGGAGAGGCGGATAAGGGAGGAGGCTGATGCCAAGAAGAAGGCTGATGAGGAGGCCAAGAAGAAGTCAGCTCTGTCCAGCATGGGCTCCAACTACAGCAGCCACCTGCAGAGG GCTGACCagaagagaggaggaaagaaagagactgagagggagaagaagaagaagatccTGGCCGCCAGGCGCAAGGCGCTCAACATCGACCACCTGAGCGAGGACAAGTTGAA GGAAAAGATCAATGAACTCAATGACTGGATGCGTCAGCTGGAGTCTGAGAAGTTCGACCACATGGAGAGACTGAAGCTGCAGAAGTATGAG gttacAAGACTGCGCAAGAGAGTGGAGGAGCTCAGTAAATT CAGTAAGAAAGGTGCCGCAGCCCGCCGCAGAAAGTAG
- the LOC114143124 gene encoding troponin T, fast skeletal muscle isoforms-like isoform X2, protein MSDAEEVEQVEAVEVEVVQEVEVAPEAAPEPEAEPEPEPEPEPEPEPEPVVEPEPEPVAEPEPEPVIEPEEEKPKFKPSAPKIPDGEKVDFDDIQKKRQNKDLMELQALIDAHFECRKKEEEELIALKERIEKRRAERAEQQRVRAEKDKERQARREEERRIREEADAKKKADEEAKKKSALSSMGSNYSSHLQRADQKRGGKKETEREKKKKILAARRKALNIDHLSEDKLKEKINELNDWMRQLESEKFDHMERLKLQKYEVTRLRKRVEELSKFSKKGAAARRRK, encoded by the exons ATGTCTGATGCAGAGGAAGT tgaGCAGGTCGAGG CTGTAGAAGTGGAGGTAGTGCAGGAGGTAGAGGTTGCCCCTGAGGCGGCCCCTGAGCCAGAGGCAGAGCCTGAGcctgaacctgaaccagaaccagaaccagagccagaaccagtggtagaaccagagccagagccagtggcagaaccagaaccagagccagtgATTGAGCCTGAAG AGGAGAAGCCAAAGTTCAA GCCCAGCGCTCCAAAGATCCCAGATGGTGAGAAAGTGGACTTTGAT GACATCCAGAAGAAACGTCAGAACAAGGATCTGATGGAGCTGCAGGCCCTGATTGACGCTCACTTTGAGTGcaggaagaaggaggaggaggagctgatcGCACTCAAGGAGAGGATT GAGAAGCGTCGCGCTGAGAGGGCTGAGCAGCAGAGAGTCCGAGCTGAGAAGGACAAGGAACGCCAGGCCAGACGAGAG GAGGAGAGGCGGATAAGGGAGGAGGCTGATGCCAAGAAGAAGGCTGATGAGGAGGCCAAGAAGAAGTCAGCTCTGTCCAGCATGGGCTCCAACTACAGCAGCCACCTGCAGAGG GCTGACCagaagagaggaggaaagaaagagactgagagggagaagaagaagaagatccTGGCCGCCAGGCGCAAGGCGCTCAACATCGACCACCTGAGCGAGGACAAGTTGAA GGAAAAGATCAATGAACTCAATGACTGGATGCGTCAGCTGGAGTCTGAGAAGTTCGACCACATGGAGAGACTGAAGCTGCAGAAGTATGAG gttacAAGACTGCGCAAGAGAGTGGAGGAGCTCAGTAAATT CAGTAAGAAAGGTGCCGCAGCCCGCCGCAGAAAGTAG
- the LOC114143124 gene encoding troponin T, fast skeletal muscle isoforms-like isoform X1, which yields MSDAEEVEQVEEYDAVEVEVVQEVEVAPEAAPEPEAEPEPEPEPEPEPEPEPVVEPEPEPVAEPEPEPVIEPEEEKPKFKPSAPKIPDGEKVDFDDIQKKRQNKDLMELQALIDAHFECRKKEEEELIALKERIEKRRAERAEQQRVRAEKDKERQARREEERRIREEADAKKKADEEAKKKSALSSMGSNYSSHLQRADQKRGGKKETEREKKKKILAARRKALNIDHLSEDKLKEKINELNDWMRQLESEKFDHMERLKLQKYEVTRLRKRVEELSKFSKKGAAARRRK from the exons ATGTCTGATGCAGAGGAAGT tgaGCAGGTCGAGG AATACGATG CTGTAGAAGTGGAGGTAGTGCAGGAGGTAGAGGTTGCCCCTGAGGCGGCCCCTGAGCCAGAGGCAGAGCCTGAGcctgaacctgaaccagaaccagaaccagagccagaaccagtggtagaaccagagccagagccagtggcagaaccagaaccagagccagtgATTGAGCCTGAAG AGGAGAAGCCAAAGTTCAA GCCCAGCGCTCCAAAGATCCCAGATGGTGAGAAAGTGGACTTTGAT GACATCCAGAAGAAACGTCAGAACAAGGATCTGATGGAGCTGCAGGCCCTGATTGACGCTCACTTTGAGTGcaggaagaaggaggaggaggagctgatcGCACTCAAGGAGAGGATT GAGAAGCGTCGCGCTGAGAGGGCTGAGCAGCAGAGAGTCCGAGCTGAGAAGGACAAGGAACGCCAGGCCAGACGAGAG GAGGAGAGGCGGATAAGGGAGGAGGCTGATGCCAAGAAGAAGGCTGATGAGGAGGCCAAGAAGAAGTCAGCTCTGTCCAGCATGGGCTCCAACTACAGCAGCCACCTGCAGAGG GCTGACCagaagagaggaggaaagaaagagactgagagggagaagaagaagaagatccTGGCCGCCAGGCGCAAGGCGCTCAACATCGACCACCTGAGCGAGGACAAGTTGAA GGAAAAGATCAATGAACTCAATGACTGGATGCGTCAGCTGGAGTCTGAGAAGTTCGACCACATGGAGAGACTGAAGCTGCAGAAGTATGAG gttacAAGACTGCGCAAGAGAGTGGAGGAGCTCAGTAAATT CAGTAAGAAAGGTGCCGCAGCCCGCCGCAGAAAGTAG